The following nucleotide sequence is from Solidesulfovibrio carbinolicus.
CTTCGAGTTCGAACGTCACGTCCATCATACCCCGTCTCCTAGTCGCCGATCCAACGTTCCAACACAAACTCCACGCGCTGGTTTCTGGCCCGGTGTTCTGGGGTGTCGTTGGGGTAGAGGGGTTCTAAATCAGCTAATCCGGTGGCTGTCAATCGGTTGGGCGGCATCCCCAGGGAGACCATGTAGCGCAAAACGGCAACGGCTCGCAATGACGAGATTTCCCAGTTGTCTCGGTAGCGGCTGCCGGCTCCGGGCGGTTCGTTGTCGGTAAACCCCCGAATGTTGATGCGCTCCCCTGCGGCCTTGATGAGGAAATCAAACAGGGTGCGAAGCTTGGCCTTGCCTTCGTCGGTGAGGTCCACCCCGTCCTTGGGGAAAAGCACCCCGGCCGGGAAGCCGATGGTGATCTTGCCGGCTTCCAGGGTGGCCGCCACCACACCCTCTAATCCCTTGGACGAGACATAGGTGCGAAACTGGTCGTAGACGCGGCGCTGTTCGCCGATGATGCGTTGCTTGAGCTTGGCCTGTTCCACCAGCACGTTCATGTCGCCGGTGGAGATGGGGGCCATGGTGACGGCCTTGTCCTTGACGCCAAGAGCCGTTTTCACGGAAGTGAACGATTCCGAGAACTTCTTGACGTCCAGGCTCGACATGGAAAAGAGCATGATGAAAAAGCTCATGAGCAGCATCGACATGTCGGCCAGGGTGGTCAGCCACTCGCTGGGCGCTTCGGACTCCTCGATCTCCTCGTCGTAGTTGTCGTCATCTTCGGACATTGCGGCGCTCCTTGGGGGCAATGAACGACGACAGCTTCTCGTAGACCAGACGGGGGTTGTTGTTTTGCAGGATGCACTTGGCCCCTTCGAAGATGATGTCGAGCTGATGGGCCTCGCTGATGGTGCGGGCGCGCAGCTTGCCGGCCACGGGCAGGAAAAACAGCGTGGACAAAAGGGAGCCGTAAAAGGTGGTGATGATCGCCACGGCCATGGCCGGGCCGACGCTCTTGGGATCTTCCAGCCGGCCCAGCATCTGCACCAGGCCAATGAGGGTGCCGATCATGCCGAACGACGGCGCGAATCCGGCCAGGGACTTAAAGACCGCCTCGCCTACGGCATGGCGGCGTTTCATGGAGCTGATCTCGATGCGCACGGTTTCGCGGATAAGCGCCGGATCGGCGTTGTCGGCGATGAGCTGGCAGGCTTTTTTGAGGATGGCGTTGTCGGTCTGAATGTTCTCCAGGGCGAGCAAGCCCTCGCGGCGGCTGATCTCGGCGATGCGCACCATCATCTCCACCACTTCGGCGTCGCTGACCTTGCGCGAGGAAAAGATCTGCAGCATGGCCGAAAAGGCCTGCATCACTTCACGCACGGGAAAGGCCACGCACGTGGAGGCGATGGTGCCGCCAACGACGATCATGAGGCTTGGGATGTCGATGAACTCCCGCAGCGAACCGCCCATGAAAATGGCCCCGAGCACCAGGGAAATGCCCGACGCGAGGCCAAGAAACGTCCCGAGATCCATGTGTTGTGTCCGTATAGGGGCGGATTGGGGGACTTTCGCGTCCGGGAAAGGCCTCCCCCTTCCCGACCGGCCGGCCCCATGCTACGACAAGCGGCAACAGGAGTCGTGTATATGGTTTACAATGACGATGTAAAGCGTGCCGCCGACGCCGTCCAAAGCCGCCTGGGCGACATCCCGCCCGGTTGCGTGGGACTGGTCTCGGGCACGGGCCTGGGCGGTCTGGCCGCCGCCCTGGCCGAGCGCAAAGAGATGGCCGCCAGCGACATCCCGGGCTTCCCCCGCTCCACCGCCCCCAGCCACGCCGGAACCCTGGCCCTGGGCAACATCGCCGGACGGCCGACGCTGCTGCTTTCCGGCCGCCTCCACCTCTACGAAGGGCACTCGCCGCGCGACGTGGCCTTTGGCGTGCGGCTGCTGGCCGGGCTTGGCGTGCGCGTCCTGGCGCTGACCAACGCTGCCGGCGCGCTGGACCCCCACTTCGCCGCCGGCGGCCTCATGCGGGTGACCGACCACATCAACCTGACCGGCCGCAACCCGCTGGTCGGCCCCAACGACGACGGAGCCGGACCGCGCTTCCCGGACATGAGCCAGGCCTACAGCCGCCGGCTGGGCGAAATCGCCGACGCCAAGGCCCTGGAGCTGGGGCTGCGCCTGGAACGCGGCGTCTACGCCGGGGTGCTCGGTCCCTGCCTCGAAACCCCGGCCGAAACCCGGATGCTGCGGCTGCTCGGGGCCGACGCCGTGGGCATGTCCACGGTCGCCGAAGTCATCGCCGCCCGCCACCTGGGCCTGGAAGTCCTCGTCATCTCCTGCCTGACCAACGTCAACCTGCCCGACTGCATGGCCGAAACCACCCTGGAAGACGTCCTGGCCACGGCCAAAAAAGCCGAGGCAGACCTGGCGAAGCTGATTAGCAACATTATTCCAGTTATTTAAGACATAAAGATGCCTCCGGCGGCCAAAGGGGCTGAGCCCCTTTGGAAACCCCACCGGGGTACTCTTTGGCTTTCCATGCGAAAAGGGCTGTTTTGGGCGCGAGGCTTTGCTCGCGCCCAAAACAGCCCTCTTCTCTCTCGCGACGCCGCCCGCCGACGCCCTCCCCCGCCCAACCGACCATCCCCAAGTCGGGGGTCCGGGGGCCTGAGGCCCCCGGCCGCCGGAGGCATTCCCCGCCTCACTTCCCCCCGACGAACCCCACCGCGCCGCGCTGGCCGAGCTGACGCAAAAAGGCGGCCACGGCCAGCCCGGCCTCGTCGCGGTCGAGGCCGTAGCGCTCGGCCAGGGCCACGGCCAGCTCGCCCACGGTGGCCCGGCCGTCGATGCGTTCCCAGACAAAGGAGCCGATGGCGTCGAGTTCCACGGTTTTACGCAGCACCCGGCCGTCCCACACGCCCAGGCGTTTGGCCAGTCCGGCCAGGGCCGGGCGCACGGACACGGGAACCGAGAGGCGGAAAAGGCCCTCGGCCGTGCGCGAGACGTCCACGTCGCGGCTGGGGCACGGGGCGAGCCTCATGGCCTCGTCCCGGGTCATGACCGGCTCGGGCGGCTTTTTCGATTTAAACGGAAACACAGCGCCCTGCGGCGGCGGCCAGCCAGTCGGGGTTGAGGGGATGGCGGGACGTGGCGGCCGCGCCGTAGAGCTTGTCGGCGGCAGGATCGTGGCGCAGCAGGGTCAGCCGGGCCGGACGGCCCAGGGTCCGGGTCAGCCGGTCGCGCCACTGTTCGCCCTGGCGCTCCCCGACCCACACGGCCGGGCAGCCGTCCACGACAGCTTCCGTGGCCGGCCGGTCCGCGTCGAAGCCAAAGGCCAGCCGGGCCAGACGCGGCAGCGGATCGCGGGCCAGGAGCACTTCGGCCGGGGCCAGGCGCAGGATGTCCAGGCGCGATTTGCCTTGGGCGAAGTTCAGGCTGAACCGGCCGGGCGAGAAGTGAAAGGCGGTCAGACGGTAGTCCGGCGGCGGCCGAAAGGACAGGCCGAAGACGCGAAACTCCGGCGGCCCGTCGTGGTGATGCGAAAAACTGGCCAGCGTCCGGCCGACCTCGGCCACGCGCGGGCTGTCCGGGCCGTCCGGGCCGCCGTAGGCCTGGAAGATGGCGGCCAGGCCGCAGTCGGGACAAAAAAGCGCCGCCCCCAGGCCGCCGCGCTCCCCGATGTTCCAGGCGACGGGCATGGTCTCGAAACCGGCCAGGGCGGCTTCCCAGGCCTTGGGCAGGCCATCGGCACGCCGGGCCTGGCCCTTGGGGGTCATGGCCCGGAAGGCCGCTTCCATGCCGTCGCGGCCGGCCCCGGGCCGCCATTTGAGTTCAAAGGCCGGACCGGAGCCGTCCTCAAAATAGAGATAGCCCAAGCCCAGCCGGGCGGGCCGCCAGGACGACGGCACGGTGAGGGTCAAGCCGTTCCAGGCGACAAGGGTGGTTTCGGCGACGGCGGTCATGGGGCCAGATGTACGGCATGGCCGCCGCCCGGGCAAGGCGGGGCTAGCTGGATGATGCCGCGACCTCGGCCATCGCGACAGAAATGTCCACCCTCTTTGCGACGACTCACGCCAAAGCCCCGTCATCATCCCCGAGCCGCGCCAAGAGCGGTTTCCCGGCCACCAGGCGGCCGCCCGGGCCTGGACCTGGCCATCCCCCTTCGTGTAAAGCCGGGTACACGGCCGGGCTCGCCGCCCGGCCCACGGCGACGGCCCCGCCCGCCGGGAAAAGCGGCGGCCAGACCACATCCAGCGCCAGAAAAAGGGAATCCCATGAAAAAGATCGAAGCCATCATCAAGCCCTTCAAGCTCGACGAGGTCAAAGACGCCCTGGACAATTTGGGCATTCACGGCCTCACCGTCACCGAAGTGCGCGGCTACGGCCGCCAGAAAGGCCATGTCGAAGCCTACCGGGGCATCGAATATCAGGTGCAGTTCAACGCCAAGGTCAAAATCGAGGTCGTGACCACCGACGATCTGGCCGAACAGGTGGTGGCCGCCATACGCGCCGCCGCCAACACCGGAGCCATCGGCGACGGCAAGATCTTCATCTACCCCGTGGAAGGCGTGGTGCGCATCCGCACCGGCGAGACCGACGAAGCGGCGATTTAGGTTTTTTAAGAAGCCTCCGGCGGCCGGGGGCCTGAGGCCCCCGGACCCCCCGCCTGGAAAACAGGGAGGCGATTTGACTTAGGTCATGTCGGGGTTGGGGCGGGGCTGGCAGGGTGGCGGCCGGAGGTTGCCCATGCCCCACGCGCCCAATCCCGACCTGCCTATGGACGTCGCCGACGTCCTGGCAGCCATGCGCCAGCTCGGCGGCTATCTCGACGTCGCCCCGGACCAGGCCCTTACCCTCTACCGCCTGGCCTATGCCCACGCCGCCGCCCGGCTGGCGACAGACGTTCCCGTGGCCGCCATCATGACCCCGGACGTCACCACGGCCGCGCCCGGCGACACGGTCCGCGACGCCACCCTGGCCATGGCCCGGGCCGGCGTATCCGGGCTGCCCGTGGTGGCGGGCGGCGCGGTGGTCGGCGTGCTGTCCGTAAAAGACGTGCTGCGCCTGCTCGGGCTGCCGCCCCAGTCCGGCCCGGCCGTCCTGGCCGCCCGGCTCCTCGACCCCGAAACCTGCCTCCACGAAACCGACCAGGCCGCCCTGGCCCACACTCCCGTGGCCCGGCTCATGGCCACTCCGGCCGTTGTCGTCGCCCCCGACACGCCCCGCTCCGAGGCCGCCCGGCTCATGGCCGGACAGCGCATCAACCGCCTGCCGGTGGTGTATAAGGGCGTGCTTCGCGGCATCGTCAGCCGAGCGGACGTGGTGCGCTCCTGCCGGGGACTGGAGTGTCCGCTGTGAGCCTGCTGCAAAAAATGCGCGGCGCGGGCGTTTCCCCGCCCCGCGTGGGCGCGCCCGAAATCCTCTGGTCGTTTCTGGGGGCCTTGGGCGGCATCGCCGCCGTGGCCTGGCTCCATGAACGCCTGGCCGATCCAGCCGGGCTGTCGCTGCTTATCGGTTCCTTCGGGGCCTCGGCCGTGCTCCTCTACGGCGCGCCGGCCAGTCCGCTGGCCCAGCCGCGAAACCTCATCGGCGGCCATGTACTTTCGGCCCTGGTCGGGGTCACGGTCCGGCTGACCATCGCCTCGCCGGACTGGCTGGCCTGCGCCGTGGCCGTGGCCGCGGCCATCGCGCTTATGCACGCCACCGGCACGCTGCATCCCCCGGGCGGGGCCACGGCCCTTATCGCCGTCACCGGCGGCCCCAAGCTCCTGGCCCTGGGCTACCTCTATGCGCTGATCCCGGTGCTCTCCGGCGCGCTGGTCATGCTGGCCGTGGCCCTGGTCGCGGTCAACGCCGTGCCGTCCCGGCGCTATCCCCTGTATTGGTGGTAGGGCCACACGCCAAACACAACGGCCCGCCAGGAAACCGATCCGGGCCGTCCGTTTGCTTGGCGGGCAGCGGCTCAGGCCAAGGCCCGCCGCCGTCCGCGAAAAAAGGCTAAACAGAGGAAAGGTCGAGTTCAAAGCGCAGGTTGTCGCGATGCACGGTGTAGCGGTCGTCGGGCACACGCTCCGTGACCCGGAAGCCGGCCTTCTCGTACAGCCGGCGCGAGGCAGGCAGGCCGTCCACGGTCCACAAAAAGACTTTCAGAAAGCCCCGCTGCCTGCACCAGGACAAGGCTTCGGCCAACAGCGCCTTGCCGGCCCCGCAGCCGTGGCAGTCCGGGTCCACGATGAAAAACCGCAGCTGCGCCCCCTCGGGCAGACGCCGGCGGCCGTAAATGGCGATCATGCCGACAACCCGCCCGGCCTTGTGGGCCGAGAGCAACAGATCGTCGCCCTCGTCGTAGCCCTCGACGAATTCCGCAAACTCCCGGGCAATGAGCGACTCAAAAGGCGCGCCCGAACCCCAGGCCTCGGCGTAGTAGCGGCCATGCAGTTCAGCCGCCCGGCCGATAAGCCCCGGCTCATAGCCCCGACGGATTTCGATTCCCCCAACCGGCGGCCTGCTTCCGGGCGTCCCGGCGCTGACGGCTGCGCACGGCATCACGCACCTCCTGCGTAAGGTTTGGCCTCGGCCCACAGATGCTCGAAGGCCAGGCGCAGCATGGCGGCCACGCCCTGGTTGTGGATGACCACCGCCGTGAAGCTCGGCTGCCCCCCGGCCGGGTCCTGCATGGAGAGCAGCGTGGTCTCGTCGTCGAAACACTGCATTTTGAGCGGCAACATCGGGACCACCCGCAGATTAAGCCCCTGGGCGCAGAGTCCGGGCCACAGCCCGGACAACCCCGGCTCGTCGGCCACGCTCGCGTCGCACAGCGCCCGGTAGGCCAGCCCACGCCCCAGCGGCGCTTCCATGAACGCCTGGTTCTGGTCGTTTGAAAGGATCATCGGCCGCGTGATGGAGGACAGCACTTGCTTCTTGGCCGCCCGGGCCAGGGCCAGAGCGCGCTGGGCGATGCGGGTGGGGCCGCTTAAAACCTCGGCATAGGCCAACGGGTCGCTGCGGCCGCGCCCGCCGGCAAAAAGCGGCGTCAGGGCTTCGGTCAGGCGCGCCGCCGCCGCCTCGGCCTCCTGCTTTTGGCGCGCCAGAGCCGCCGCCCGCTCCCCGGCCAGCAGTTCCATGGCCACGGCCGGAGCCACGGCGCCGTAGGTGCGCGGCGAGCCGTCCCGGCTCTGGCACAGCCCCTTGGCCGCCAGCCCGGCCAGCACGTCATAGACCCGCTGACGCGGTATCGCCCCCCGCGCCGCCACCTCGGCCGGCGTCAGTTCGGCCTGGCCGATAAGCGCCAGATAGGCCGCCGCCTCGTAGCTGGTCAGCCCCAGGGCGGCAAGTTCCTGCGCTTCGACCATACGTCACCACCTCCTCGTGGCGACAAGACAACTAGCACCACTGGGCAGTGGTGTCAACAGCCCGCGACTTGCCAGACCGGCCGGCCGGGCGTAGAGCGGCCAAGACCCGGTACGCCAAGAGACCTGTCTCGACGTCCGGGCCTACTGTGTCGGCCGCCTCGCCCTGCCCGTCCCTTGCGCTTCCCGCGCCCGGCCGGACCGGACCTCCGGCCCTTGCCCGGGTTCGATGCGCCTCGCGCGCTCCTCCCCGCCGCCCGTTTGATTCAACGCTGTCGCCTGTCACGTCGCGGCAGTCGCAAGGACGCCTCATGGATTTCACTTCCCCGGCCCAACTCGTGGGCTACCTCGCCTTCGTGCTCGGCGTCATCGCCTTCATCCAGCGCATCGACTGGAAGCTCAAAACGCTCATCGCCGTGGAATGCCTAGCCTATACCGTGCATTTCGCCATGCTCGGCAACAATGCGGCCTCGTTTTCCGCCGCCCTGTCCGCCGTGCGCATGTTCGTCTCGCTGAAAACCCGCTCGCCCTGGCTGGCCGGCTTCTTCCTGGCCGCCAACATCCTCGTCGGCATCTACCTGGCCCATGGCTGGACAGCCGTCTTCGCCATCGCCGCCGGCTGCTCCGGCACCTGGGCCGCGTTTTTCCTCTCTGGCCTGAAACTGCGCGGACTGCTCTTCTTCGCCACCCTGTGCTGGCTGTCCAACAACATCGCCACCGGCTCCATCGGCGGCACGCTGCTCGAAACCATCATCGCCCTGGTCAACGGCAACACCATGTGGCGACTGTGGCGGGCGCAGAAAGAGAAAGAGAAAGAGAAAGAGTGCCTCCGGCGGCCGGGGGCCTGAGGCCCCCGGACCCCCCAAATAGGTAAAGGGGAAGCGGCGGGAACGCGGCGAGGGACGGGAAGACGGCCGGGAGGCCGATCAGACCAGCGGGTCCATGGGCAGGACGAAAAAGAAATTGTTGCCAAGCGCCGTGGCCTCGTAGCCCTCCACGCCGCCGTGCAGCCGCACCACCTCGCGGATGAAATACAGGCCGTGGCCAGTGCCGTACTCGCCCGAGGCGTTCTCGCCCCGCACGCCCTCCTCGAACAGATGGGCGGCGGTCTCGGGCGGAATGGCCGGACCAGAAGTAAAGACGTTGAGCTTGATGCCGTCCTTGCCCGGGCCGAAGAAATTCTCCTTGCGCTCCCAGCCAAAGGAAATAAAACGCCGCCGCTGGCCCGAAACCGGGTCCGTCACCTCGCGGGTGTACTTGACCGCGTTGGAAAAAAGATTGGCGTAAACCTGGCTAACCAGCCCGATGTCCACCACCACTTCGATTTCCTGGTCCGGCACGCCGCCCAGGGACGTGTCGATCTCAATGCCGCGCTCCTCGAAACGCGGCCGGTAACGCTCAAGCTGCAAGTCGATGACCTGTTTTTTGAAGTTGCAGGCCCGCTTCTCCAGCACGTAGCGCCCTTCCTCGAAGTGCGAACGCCGCAGGAGCGTCTCCAAAAACAGACTCGTCTGCTCGTAATGGGTCAGTATCTGGCGATACTGGTCCATAAGCCCTTCGTGGATGTAACCGAGATCGCGCAAAAGCTTTTCCCGGGTGGCCGACTCATCTTCTTCCAGGGCGGCCGCGGCGGCCGGCTCGGCCTCGCCCTCGAAAAACTGCTTGAGCTTCCATTCAAAAAATTTGAGCAGATCGATCTTGGAGCGCAGGCGCTTGTAATAGAGCTTGAAATAGATGTTGGGGACAATGACGTTGTGGCCGATGTCCTTGACCAGGCTGCGGATGAACTGGAGATGTTCCTTGTTCTTGGTGGCCAGGATACGGTTGTGCAACTGGTAGCCGAAGCGGTTGGCGTAGCGCTCGAAGAACAGCCGGTCGTGCTCGGAAAGCCGGCTGACTGGGTAGATTTCCAACATGCCGAAAACGTCTTCGCGCGGGGTGAAGGGCAGCTGGGAAATCAGCTCATGGTTGCCCTTGATGGGAATGAAAAGCCGGTCGTCGCGGATGGTGGTCTTGCGGGCAAAAGGCAGATCGGCCAGCTCGCCGGCATCGGCGTCGGCGCAGCTGTAGGCGCAGCGCCGGATCGCCCCGCTCTTGCTGTCCAGGACATAAAGGTTGCACTCGATGTCGAAAAACATCTTGGGGATGAGCAGACACACGGCATAGAGATGCTCGACCTGGGGGAATTCCTGGGCCAGATCGAAAAAGACGTTGAGCGAGATGCTCTGTTTGGTCGAGAAGTTGTAGGCCTCGTAGTCGTCCATCTTCTGATGGATGCGACGGGCCACGGCGTCGATGACCTGGCGGTCCAAAATGGCCGGGTCCCCGGCCGGGCCGGGATCGAACCCCATGCCGGCGACGTCGTCGTCCCAGGCGCTGGTCATCGGGAACCCTCCGGGTAGCGGTTTATTTCACAATACGCCCGAAGCCGGCCAAAGACAATACGATCCCGGCGTGACGGCCATAAAACCGCCACGCGACGATTGCATGGAGCCGGGCCGGACGCGGCCGCCCGGCCCGCTCGCGGCACCTCCCGCAAACAATACGATAGTATTTTTTAAGAAAAATCAACTACCGCATACAGCTGTCTACGTCGCGCCATGGGCGCTTTTCATGGACGCGACATACGGTCAGTCGATGCGAATTTCGACCGGTCCCGGCCCGAATCCCTTGAGTTCGGAGACCATCCCCCGGATGCCCGAGGCCAGGATGCGCTCCACGAAGGGGTTGAGCGTAAGCCGCCGCCCGCCCACGCTGACAGCCATGGCCACCTGGGTGGTGGCGCAGTCGCCCGGCGTGGCCCGGCCGGCCATGATGTCAACGGCCAGGCTGGCGCAGTCGTCCCGGCCGCAGGCGGCGCAGTCCAGGGCCGGCAGGACGAATCCCCGCTCAAGGGCCAGATCGGCCAGGGCGGCAACGGATTCGATGTGGGGCAGCCCCGGGGCGCGCACCTCGCCGAAGGTTCCCAGCACCAGTCCCGGGTCGGACAGCTGAGCCGCCTCGGCCGGTTCGCGCAGCACCAGCACGCGCGGAGCCACGGCGTGTTCGCGTCCACCTTCCATGACCAGCACCTCGCCGTCGAGCAGGGCCAGCATGTCCGAGAGCTTGCGCGGGGTGTTAAAAAACAGCGCGCTCTCCTTTCCGGCCACGGCCCCCACGGTGCGGCAGTGGGCCATGAACCGGTCGGTGTCGGTATCTTCCTTGTCGATGCCCGGGTTGTGCGTGCACTTGAGCGCGCACGGAGCCACGCCCCGGCCGGCCAATTCGGCCAGCAGGGCCGCGCACAGGGTGGTCTTGCCGGATTTTTTAAATCCCAGAATCTGGACGCCCTTCATGGCGTTTTCTCCTTGCAGGGGTTGTTGTCAGGCCCAGACGCCGCCGCGTCGCCGTGGCCGGCCAAGTCGAAAAGCGGAGTCGGCCCATCCCGGGCGACGTCAGGCGGCCGGCTGGGGCCAGTCGGCGTGGCCGATCTCGCGCGCGGGCGCGGCGAGCTGACCGTCGCGAATCCACAGCATGTCGTCGCAGATGGCTTTGAGCCACTCGTGGTCGTGGCCGCTGATGACCAGGGTCGTGCCGTGGCGCTCCCGGGCGGTGGTCACGGCCCGGCGCACCAGTTCGGCGCTGTCGCGGTCGAGGTTGGCCGTGGGTTCGTCCAGAAGCAGCGCCCGGGGCCGCAAGGCCAGCCGGGCGGCCAGGGCCACGCGTTTGACCTCGCCGCCGGAAAGCTGATGCCACATGCGTCCGGCGAACCGGGCCGGATCAAGGCCGACCAGGGCCAGGGCCGAGGCCACGCGTTCGGCCACATCCGACGCGCCGCGCGCCTCCAGCCCAAAGGCCACGTTGGCCCGCACCGAACGCTTGAGCAGATACGGTTCCTGGGGAAAACAGGTCACCTCGCCGCGAAGGGCGTACTCGCGGCCCCCGGTCGGCTCGCCCCGGTAGAGAATCGTGCCCTGGGCCGGCGTTTCGAGAAAGGCGAGCAAACGCAGCAAGGTTGATTTGCCGCCGCCGTTTGGCCCCACAAGCCCGATGATCGCGCCCTCGGGCACGGCCAAGCCGTCAAGGCGCAACACCTCGCGCCCGCCGTAGCGCTGCACCACGCCTTGCAGTTCGTAGAGGGCGCTCATGCGGCCGACCGGCGGCGAAAGGCCGAAGCAGCCAGGTTGACGGCAAAGGCAATGATCATAAGCACGATCCCCAGGGCGATGCCGGTGGCGAATTCCCCCTTGCCGGTCTCCAGGGCGATGGCCGTGGTGATGGTGCGGGTGGACCACTTGATGTTGCCGCCAAGCATCATGGAAATACCGATTTCGGAGAAGATACGTCCAAAGGCGGCGGTGGCGGCGAGCAAAAGCCCGAAACGGGCCTCGCCCAGGGTGGCGAAGAAGACCTGCCTGGGGCCGGCCCCGAGCGTCAGCAGGGTGGGCCGCAGCCGGGGGTCGAGGTTTTCCACGGCCTGGGCGGTCAGGGCAATGACGATGGGCAGCCCCAGGATGGTGAGCCCCACGGCCATGCCCGGCACGGTGAACAACAGGCCCAACTCGCCAAGGGGGCCGCGCCGGGAAATGAAGGCGTAGACCACCAGGCCGATGACCACCGTCGGAAAGGCCAAAAAGGTTTCCACCACCATCCGAATGGTGCGCTTGCCGGGAAAATCGCCGTAGCCCAGCGCAAATCCTGCCGGCGTTCCCAGTACCAGCGTGGCGGCCACGGCTTCCAGGGAGACTATCACGGTGGTCCAGACGGCGGAAAAGGTGGCGGGATCGCCGCCCAGGAGCAGTTCGAGCGCCTGGCGCAAGCCGTCGAGGATGTAATCCATGGGGTATTTTGGCAGTCGGGCGCGCCGGCGTCAACGGCCGGCGCGCCCGCTTGTGGTTTGGCTGTCGCGCTATTTGGCGGCGTTGGGGGTGAAAAGCTTCTTGCCCTTGACCGTGAAGTCCCCGACGACCTTCTGGCCCTTGGGCGAGGCCAGCCAGTCGGCAAAAATCACGGCCTCCTTGACCTTCACCTTCTCGCATTTGGCCGGGTTGACCGGAATGACGCTGTACTGGTTGAGCAGCGGCTTGTCACCCTCCACCAGCACCGCCAGGGCCGGCTTGCCCTTAGCCTGATCCTCGTAAGAGATGTACGTGCCCCGATCAACCAGGG
It contains:
- a CDS encoding OmpA/MotB family protein, producing the protein MSEDDDNYDEEIEESEAPSEWLTTLADMSMLLMSFFIMLFSMSSLDVKKFSESFTSVKTALGVKDKAVTMAPISTGDMNVLVEQAKLKQRIIGEQRRVYDQFRTYVSSKGLEGVVAATLEAGKITIGFPAGVLFPKDGVDLTDEGKAKLRTLFDFLIKAAGERINIRGFTDNEPPGAGSRYRDNWEISSLRAVAVLRYMVSLGMPPNRLTATGLADLEPLYPNDTPEHRARNQRVEFVLERWIGD
- a CDS encoding motility protein A; translated protein: MDLGTFLGLASGISLVLGAIFMGGSLREFIDIPSLMIVVGGTIASTCVAFPVREVMQAFSAMLQIFSSRKVSDAEVVEMMVRIAEISRREGLLALENIQTDNAILKKACQLIADNADPALIRETVRIEISSMKRRHAVGEAVFKSLAGFAPSFGMIGTLIGLVQMLGRLEDPKSVGPAMAVAIITTFYGSLLSTLFFLPVAGKLRARTISEAHQLDIIFEGAKCILQNNNPRLVYEKLSSFIAPKERRNVRR
- a CDS encoding purine-nucleoside phosphorylase gives rise to the protein MVYNDDVKRAADAVQSRLGDIPPGCVGLVSGTGLGGLAAALAERKEMAASDIPGFPRSTAPSHAGTLALGNIAGRPTLLLSGRLHLYEGHSPRDVAFGVRLLAGLGVRVLALTNAAGALDPHFAAGGLMRVTDHINLTGRNPLVGPNDDGAGPRFPDMSQAYSRRLGEIADAKALELGLRLERGVYAGVLGPCLETPAETRMLRLLGADAVGMSTVAEVIAARHLGLEVLVISCLTNVNLPDCMAETTLEDVLATAKKAEADLAKLISNIIPVI
- a CDS encoding PqqD family protein, which produces MRLAPCPSRDVDVSRTAEGLFRLSVPVSVRPALAGLAKRLGVWDGRVLRKTVELDAIGSFVWERIDGRATVGELAVALAERYGLDRDEAGLAVAAFLRQLGQRGAVGFVGGK
- a CDS encoding P-II family nitrogen regulator; the protein is MKKIEAIIKPFKLDEVKDALDNLGIHGLTVTEVRGYGRQKGHVEAYRGIEYQVQFNAKVKIEVVTTDDLAEQVVAAIRAAANTGAIGDGKIFIYPVEGVVRIRTGETDEAAI
- a CDS encoding CBS domain-containing protein → MPHAPNPDLPMDVADVLAAMRQLGGYLDVAPDQALTLYRLAYAHAAARLATDVPVAAIMTPDVTTAAPGDTVRDATLAMARAGVSGLPVVAGGAVVGVLSVKDVLRLLGLPPQSGPAVLAARLLDPETCLHETDQAALAHTPVARLMATPAVVVAPDTPRSEAARLMAGQRINRLPVVYKGVLRGIVSRADVVRSCRGLECPL
- a CDS encoding HPP family protein; the encoded protein is MSLLQKMRGAGVSPPRVGAPEILWSFLGALGGIAAVAWLHERLADPAGLSLLIGSFGASAVLLYGAPASPLAQPRNLIGGHVLSALVGVTVRLTIASPDWLACAVAVAAAIALMHATGTLHPPGGATALIAVTGGPKLLALGYLYALIPVLSGALVMLAVALVAVNAVPSRRYPLYWW
- a CDS encoding GNAT family N-acetyltransferase, whose product is MPCAAVSAGTPGSRPPVGGIEIRRGYEPGLIGRAAELHGRYYAEAWGSGAPFESLIAREFAEFVEGYDEGDDLLLSAHKAGRVVGMIAIYGRRRLPEGAQLRFFIVDPDCHGCGAGKALLAEALSWCRQRGFLKVFLWTVDGLPASRRLYEKAGFRVTERVPDDRYTVHRDNLRFELDLSSV
- a CDS encoding TrmB family transcriptional regulator — its product is MVEAQELAALGLTSYEAAAYLALIGQAELTPAEVAARGAIPRQRVYDVLAGLAAKGLCQSRDGSPRTYGAVAPAVAMELLAGERAAALARQKQEAEAAAARLTEALTPLFAGGRGRSDPLAYAEVLSGPTRIAQRALALARAAKKQVLSSITRPMILSNDQNQAFMEAPLGRGLAYRALCDASVADEPGLSGLWPGLCAQGLNLRVVPMLPLKMQCFDDETTLLSMQDPAGGQPSFTAVVIHNQGVAAMLRLAFEHLWAEAKPYAGGA
- a CDS encoding YgjV family protein, with translation MDFTSPAQLVGYLAFVLGVIAFIQRIDWKLKTLIAVECLAYTVHFAMLGNNAASFSAALSAVRMFVSLKTRSPWLAGFFLAANILVGIYLAHGWTAVFAIAAGCSGTWAAFFLSGLKLRGLLFFATLCWLSNNIATGSIGGTLLETIIALVNGNTMWRLWRAQKEKEKEKECLRRPGA
- a CDS encoding sensor histidine kinase, which produces MTSAWDDDVAGMGFDPGPAGDPAILDRQVIDAVARRIHQKMDDYEAYNFSTKQSISLNVFFDLAQEFPQVEHLYAVCLLIPKMFFDIECNLYVLDSKSGAIRRCAYSCADADAGELADLPFARKTTIRDDRLFIPIKGNHELISQLPFTPREDVFGMLEIYPVSRLSEHDRLFFERYANRFGYQLHNRILATKNKEHLQFIRSLVKDIGHNVIVPNIYFKLYYKRLRSKIDLLKFFEWKLKQFFEGEAEPAAAAALEEDESATREKLLRDLGYIHEGLMDQYRQILTHYEQTSLFLETLLRRSHFEEGRYVLEKRACNFKKQVIDLQLERYRPRFEERGIEIDTSLGGVPDQEIEVVVDIGLVSQVYANLFSNAVKYTREVTDPVSGQRRRFISFGWERKENFFGPGKDGIKLNVFTSGPAIPPETAAHLFEEGVRGENASGEYGTGHGLYFIREVVRLHGGVEGYEATALGNNFFFVLPMDPLV
- a CDS encoding molybdopterin-guanine dinucleotide biosynthesis protein MobB translates to MKGVQILGFKKSGKTTLCAALLAELAGRGVAPCALKCTHNPGIDKEDTDTDRFMAHCRTVGAVAGKESALFFNTPRKLSDMLALLDGEVLVMEGGREHAVAPRVLVLREPAEAAQLSDPGLVLGTFGEVRAPGLPHIESVAALADLALERGFVLPALDCAACGRDDCASLAVDIMAGRATPGDCATTQVAMAVSVGGRRLTLNPFVERILASGIRGMVSELKGFGPGPVEIRID